In Malus sylvestris chromosome 15, drMalSylv7.2, whole genome shotgun sequence, a single genomic region encodes these proteins:
- the LOC126603924 gene encoding uncharacterized protein LOC126603924: MGCLGVSKDLVCYVTCDSSKTFRFWSYNDRRESGDQWTLKYSAVWNGWVWGSDTKLIPSADIVLKPYAISPNAHVIFYGTSELIFSWDLESHKGELFDEPMIGKIAPPGYDLPFFTQRAFLIPFYSLGERNIAGSTPLSGSLLKGAQILSAEALPCECDKLDSVQVVSGRSYCNMLIKRRFTFPSEMQLCAGMELPG; this comes from the exons ATGGGATGTCTTGGGGTGTCAAAGGATCTTGTTTGTTATGTAACATGTGATAGTTCAAAAACTTTTCGTTTTTGGTCTTATAATGATCGACGTGAATCTGGTGACCAATGGACTCTCAAATATAGTGCTGTTTGGAATGGTTGGGTATGGGGGTCGGATACAAAGCTTATACCCAGTGCAGATATAGTGTTGAAACCCTATGCAATAAGTCCGAATGCTCATGTCATTTTCTATGGCACTTCAGAATTGATCTTTAGCTGGGACCTTGAAAGCCATAAAGGTGAACTGTTCGACGAGCCAATGATAGGGAAGATAGCTCCACCTGGTTATGACCTTCCTTTCTTTACCCAACGTGCTTTCTTGATACCTTTCTACAGTTTGGGTGAGAGGAATATTGCCGGCTCGACTCCATT ATCAGGGAGCCTTTTAAAGGGAGCACAGATTTTGAGTGCGGAAGCATTACCATGTGAGTGTGATAAACTAGACAGCGTACAAGTTGTAAGTGGTCGTTCATATTGCAATATGTTGATCAAGCGGCGGTTTACTTTTCCTAGTGAAATGCAGTTATGTGCAGGAATGGAACTGCCGGGTTAA